A genomic window from Gossypium hirsutum isolate 1008001.06 chromosome D10, Gossypium_hirsutum_v2.1, whole genome shotgun sequence includes:
- the LOC121222517 gene encoding pectinesterase — protein sequence MDSAPNVVVAKDGSGKYDCITEALAEVPLNSCDRFVIHIKAGTYKEKIIVTKEMTNVMFLGDGPTETIITNCVNCCKDNVKTFNTATVGVDGAGFMAKGIGFDNSAGPEGHQAVAFRASCDKVVMFNCHFTGYQDTLYAHRDKQFYRDCLISGTVDFIFGNAASVFQNCQIVVRKPGENQHNMVTAHGKKEEETNTAIVLQNCTISGAPDYLPVKDKNKTYLGRPWKQFATTVIMQCQIDDIITPEGYSPMEGTVGLDTGYFAEFQNRGPGANTEGRVTWKAIKKIDMDEAMKWTPRVFLNSDEWLAQTGVPFDPDMTPGV from the exons ATGGATTCGGCACCTAACGTTGTGGTCGCTAAGGATGGTAGTGGGAAATATGATTGCATCACAGAGGCCTTAGCTGAAGTCCCGTTGAATAGTTGCGATCGATTTGTTATTCACATTAAGGCTGGTACTTATAAGGAAAAAATCATCGTGACCAAGGAGATGACTAATGTTATGTTCCTTGGTGATGGCCCAACTGAGACCATCATCACCAACTGCGTTAATTGCTGTAAGGATAATGTTAAAACATTCAACACTGCAACTGTTG GTGTGGATGGGGCTGGTTTCATGGCCAAGGGCATTGGGTTCGATAACTCAGCAGGACCCGAAGGTCATCAAGCAGTGGCTTTTAGGGCATCCTGTGATAAGGTCGTCATGTTTAATTGTCATTTCACTGGGTACCAAGACACCCTTTACGCTCATAGAGACAAACAATTTTATAGGGATTGTCTCATTAGCGGGACGGTGGACTTCATTTTCGGGAATGCGGCGAGTGTGTTCCAAAACTGTCAGATCGTCGTGAGGAAGCCAGGTGAAAACCAACACAACATGGTTACAGCACatggaaagaaagaagaagaaactaACACAGCTATTGTGCTTCAAAATTGTACCATCTCGGGCGCCCCTGACTACCTCCCGGTGAAGGACAAGAACAAGACGTACCTTGGTCGTCCCTGGAAACAATTTGCTACAACTGTCATAATGCAATGTCAAATCGATGACATCATTACACCAGAGGGTTACTCCCCCATGGAAGGCACCGTAGGCCTGGACACTGGTTATTTTGCCGAGTTCCAAAATAGGGGACCCGGTGCCAATACCGAGGGCAGGGTCACATGGAAAGCTATCAAGAAAATCGATATGGATGAAGCCATGAAATGGACTCCTCGTGTCTTTTTGAATTCCGACGAATGGCTGGCACAAACTGGCGTTCCCTTTGATCCTGATATGACCCCTGGAGTTTAA
- the LOC107961212 gene encoding pectinesterase, translating to MDLTPNVVVAKDGSGKYDCITEALAEVPLNSCDRFVIHIKAGTYKEKILVTKEMTNVMFLGDGPTETIITNCVNCCKDNVKTFNTATVGVDGAGFMAKGIGFDNSAGPEGHQAVAFRASCDKVVMFNCHFTGYQDTLYAHKEKQFYRDCLISGTVDFIFGNAASVFQNCQIVVRKPGENQHNMVTAHGKKEQETNTAIVLQNCTISGAPDYLPVKDKNKTYLGRPWKQFATTVIMQCQIDDIITPEGYSPMEGTVGLDTGYFAEFQNRGPGANTEGRVTWKAIKKIDMDEAMKWTPRVFLNSDEWLAQIGVPFDPDMTPGV from the exons ATGGATTTGACACCTAACGTTGTGGTCGCTAAGGATGGTAGTGGGAAATATGATTGCATCACAGAGGCCTTAGCTGAAGTCCCGTTGAATAGTTGCGATCGATTTGTTATTCACATTAAGGCTGGTACTTATAAGGAAAAAATCCTCGTGACCAAGGAGATGACTAATGTTATGTTCCTTGGTGATGGCCCAACTGAGACCATCATCACCAACTGCGTTAACTGCTGTAAGGATAATGTTAAAACATTCAACACTGCAACTGTTG GTGTGGATGGGGCTGGTTTCATGGCTAAGGGCATTGGGTTCGATAACTCAGCAGGACCCGAAGGTCATCAAGCAGTGGCTTTTAGGGCATCCTGTGATAAGGTCGTCATGTTTAATTGTCATTTCACTGGGTACCAAGACACCCTTTACGCTCACAAAGAGAAACAATTTTATAGGGACTGTCTCATTAGTGGGACAGTGGACTTCATCTTCGGGAATGCGGCGAGTGTATTCCAAAACTGTCAGATCGTCGTGAGGAAGCCAGGTGAGAACCAACACAACATGGTTACAGCACACGGGAAGAAAGAACAAGAAACTAACACAGCCATTGTGCTTCAAAATTGTACCATCTCGGGCGCCCCTGACTACCTCCCAGTGAAGGACAAGAACAAGACGTACCTTGGTCGTCCCTGGAAACAGTTTGCTACAACTGTCATAATGCAATGTCAAATTGATGACATCATTACACCAGAGGGTTACTCCCCCATGGAAGGCACCGTAGGCCTGGACACTGGTTACTTTGCCGAGTTCCAAAATAGGGGACCCGGTGCCAACACCGAGGGCAGGGTCACATGGAAAGCTATCAAGAAAATCGATATGGATGAAGCCATGAAATGGACTCCTCGTGTCTTTTTGAATTCCGACGAATGGCTGGCACAAATTGGCGTTCCCTTTGATCCTGACATGACCCCTGGAGTTTAA